The genomic stretch GAGTCTGATTCTGCAGTAGCCATGGGATCCTCAGCCACTCACTGCCTTGGCCTCCCATCATTAGTGCTGACTCCCCAGCACTCCCCAGCCCGTCCGGCAAATCCACCATTTGTCAGTTTTGCTGACACAGAAGGGAGCCCAGATCCTTCACATGCCCTCCCTAGCCTTCATTGCCCAAAGTTGTCTTTGTCCTTTCTGAGGTGAATACCAAACTTCTCTGTGATTTCATTGCTCTAAATGTCCTATTAGGAAGCCTTTGGTATGAGTTCAGGTGAAACACATACTTCAGATAAACAGCTGCATATAAACTAGGGTGTTAACGGAGTAGGGTGTTAACCCTCGGCACTGGAAGCATTGGTAAAACCAGGTTAGTATTCTCTCACTTTTCAGGCTTTGGAGTCctgaataaggaagaaaaaaacatttggtTGCTCAAAGACCTCCCAGGAATAATGTATCACTTCAAGAGAAACATTTTGAAACTTAATGACAGTCCCTGGCTCTTTCTATAATCTTTGCTTCCAGTCCTTGCTTTTATGAATCTCTGGGGCTTTGTGTTATGTTTCTCCAGCAAGAAATGCCTCAGGTTGTCGCTCTCCGATAATTCCTAATTCCGGGAGGGAATTTCCCTGATGCTAACACACTCAGGAATTACGAAGAATTTATCTTGCCTTCAATTCATTTTACTTCAACCATGTCCCATATGTACAAAACTCCCACCAAGATCCAGGGCCACAGGCATCCCCTTGACCTACCCATTCCTCATCCTCTGCTCCATCTCCTTGCTCTCGGATCTCCACTGTGTCCCTCTGTGAAGACTTCTGGGCCATGATGTTGTCTGTCCAGGATGCCCCCGTCTTTCCATCACCAGCAAAATTACACTTGGTCACGGTCCCCAGCTCCAGTTTGGCTAAGGAATCTGAAAGAAGAGAAGTTGaatgactttcttcttttttttccccctggcaTGTAAATTCTTTTTGAGGTCAGAGATCTCCTTTTAcagaatttattatatataacagACTCAAAATCCAAACTTCCTGACCTCTCAAATAGTAAACAACCAAATGTGCCAATGACCCCACCATTAAGCAGGACATCAAAGGCTATACATTTTCTATGAAACAATAtgtgcacagattttttttcaaagctgaGAAAATGCAATAAAGAGCATAACACACTTTTGTCATTTTATTAAATGACATTAAATAGTTTAAGTTTCAACTACTAAACAGCACTTTGAATGGTGAAAACACAGATAGTGTATTGCCATACTTGAATGCTTTTCTTCAAAAACACAAttccagagccgggcggtggtggcgcacgcctttaatcccagcacttgggaggcagaggcaggcggatctcagtgagttcgaggccagcctggtgtacaagagctagctccaggacaggctctaaaaaagctacagagaaaccctgtctcgaaaaaccaaaaaaaaaaaaagaaaaaagaaaaaaaaaaccacaattccagtccatatatatatatatataaacagccTTGAAGGAAGAAGTGACATCCTTTCTACAGTACTTAAGATATTCGGTACAGCCCTGAAAAGTAGTCTAACAGAAACCACGGCAGGTCTTCACAGCTGTATGATAGCAGCAGCCCAAGCTGGGTGATGGACTGAAACATTTCTCTACAGCTGgaacaaaacatacacaatatCACAATTCTAGGCCAAAACGCTTTACACCCAGAGAAATAAAACAGGTTATAAAATGTGTAGAATTTAGCAGGCAAAACTGTATTACACGCCAAATGGCTTTTCTTCTTGTAGTGGACTAGCCAGGCTAAGGCACTTCATTCTGATCGGGCCGTTTACATCTGGGTTGGCTCTGTTCTCTGGTATGGCTACTAAGGTTCTTGGTGGGAATCCCAAAGCACTAGAAAGCAAGGGCCAGCTATAGGAGTTGGATGGTATCCTGGGATATGGTGCGTCCAGACCAATGGCTCCAGGACACTTGACCATAGATGTAGGAGTAAAGCTCAGGATCACAGTTCAGGCCCCTGTGGAAGGCCAGACTCGGCCTTCTCCTACAACTCTAAGCAAGAGAGGTGGGGAGCCTGTGAAGGGAGGCCAGGAGTCCCCacaagcagtggttctcaacctgtgggtctcaacccttTTGGAGGTTGCATATCATATATCCTccaatacagatatttacatggtAATTCAgtacagtagcaaagttacagttatgaagtagcaacaaaataattttatggttgggggtcaccacaacatgaggaacggtGTTAAATgctcacagcattaggaaggttgagaaccaatggcCTATAGGCTATCGGAACAGGTAAAGTGAACCACAGTGCTCACCTATAAAGGGGCCATCACCCCGAGTTTTCAACCGCACTCCAGTCCCCAGTTCAAGTTCCATGACCTCCATCTCTGACTCTGGCATCCAGAATGCCACCGTCTGGTCTGGGGTGAGGCCCTCTGTCAGCTCCAGCAGGTCCGGCTTGTTGACCAGGCCCTTCAGCACCTCGAGCGTGAGCCTGTCAGTGTCCCCCTTGGCTTCCGTCTCTGTAGAGCATATGGTGCAGGGTGTTAGCATATAAGGAAACTTCTCCAAGTACTTTCAGGAGCTGTTGAGGGCATCCCTCCTGCCAGGGCTCATCAGAGAAGTCCACAGCAGAGGCTTTATGACCTGGACCCTGGAGCCAGGCTACCTGGAGTGAATCTGGACTCTTCTGGGCAAGTGAGCTTTCGCTTTGTCCCTGGAGAATAGGGATAAAAATGGACCCCAATCGGACAACCCTAACATGCAGTACAGGGGAGAAAAAGTGACTAGGGCATTCAGTATCTGTCACGAAGCCAGCCCTCATCAAGGGTCTTTGGTTTTGTTATtcccatctcagagaggagaaaaacaaagacacagtgGGAGCAGTGTTCAAACACTCACAGTACAGTTCTGCCTTCCAACCGAGTCTCTGGGACTAAGCAGAGTTCCTTCAGGTTCTAGAACCAGCAATCAGCTTGTGGTCCCCACACCCTCTACTGGCCTACTCCAGGCTGGCccttgttggggaatattactttcaggtgtgtgacttttgtttacgctgtgtttatttaactctgtgaagctgtgttgctttgcctgtccaAAATGCCTGATGGTCCTAaaaaagagatgaacggccaacaGCAAAGCAGGaacaaggataggcagggctggcaggcagagagtataaatagaaagagaactgAGAATAGGGAGCAATAAAGGAACAAGGAAGAGAGGACATCAgtggccagccacccagctacacagcaagccttgaggagagaagtaaagaaaggcatacagaaatagaaagataaaagcctagtGGCAAAAGATAggctaatttaagaaaagctggcaagaaacaagccaagctaaggccgggcattcataactaagaataagcttctgtgtgtgatttatttgggaggcagggtggtaggccccccaaaaaaagccaaaGGAGTGAAAGATCACACAACACGCCCTGGCAGAGCTCAGCAGCTCAGCGAGGAATCCAAGTCCTAACCCTACAGGTGGCAGGGTTCACAGGGCAGTGGCTGTCTGTAAGGTGCAGAAGGCATGCATGGTTGCCCCCAGACTCCTGAGCTGTGTCCCCAAGGCTTGTCTAGTAGTTCTGCCGCCAGCACTTTCCTGTTGTATGAGTCAAAGCAAATCCCCTCCCCTTCGAAGTCGCCTTCACCGGGTTGTTTTGTCGCAGCAACACGAAGAGTCAATACACACTAAAAGTAGCTACTACAAGGAGATTGAGAGCCACCAAGCAAACATCTGGATAGACCAGAGAGTGCTGGACCTGGCCTGGTCTCCACACACAATGATAGAGCCCAAAACCAAGTCTGGAAAAACCTGCCAGACTTCAGGAAATGGAAGCTCTGGGGATACTAGCCTGGATCCTGAGGCTACGGTGGAGCACAGGCATTCTCTGAGTAAGTGGGGAGCAGGAAGGAATCCAATAGGGGGATGCTCAAGCCAGAACCAGCATCAAACAGCCTCTTGGGGAGGGAGAGCCCAGGATACCTACTATAAGATGACATGAGGAAGCCTGTGTTCACCTTCCTGGTGGCACTGAAGTTGGGCtcgatttcatttcctttggagtCAAACTTCCGTCGGTGGATACAACTGGGCCGGATATACAACACATAGTAGCGCTCCTGGGTGAGGCAAAGAAGGGGTGAGGGCACTaccccattccccaccccactcTGCCCACCTCACCCTTTGTCTCGAAATCCCATCATCCTACACTGATGTGTAGGCTGGGCAGATGCCTGATTCAAATACTCACCCACTCCTATACTCGCTAGAGTACCTGTCCACATACCATGCCACACAAACTGTGGCAGGGCATCACAGGCCTCCAAGGCTTCACACAACCAATGACCATAACCCAAGCACCAGGGTCCCCAAATGCCACAAGGCAGGATGGATGTTGCCAACATGCCACAGAAAGGACACTGAGGACCTAAGGGAGGGCAACTACTCTGCTGCTCCCAGATATAGTACTGGAGCAGATCACCCCAAGActcccatgcctcagtttcccctatCATGTGGGAACAGCATGATGCTTCCTTTCAGGGACATAACAAGGACCCAGTGATACAATGGGAGAAGAGGCACCTTTCAAAGCAAGGAATGTGCTGGAAAGTTATCGGCCATGTGTTCTCATCTGGCCAGGCACAGTTGGGTAGGGTGAAGTggcaggagaggggaaggaagggaaactgtggtgggTATGTaaaatggggggaaaaaagcagGCACAGAAACAGTACCCAGAGACGGAAGAAGCAGATAGTACTTCTGGGACAGTCAGAAAAGGTGAATTCTCAAAAAGCAGAGCATCTTGCAGGCGTAGGAAGAGCAATACAAGCCTGAAACTGGCCTGAGAATGTCACATACTTGTCTGGCATATaccaagccctgggtttgaaccccagtGCTGCATAAACCTAGTGTGGgacccagcactgtggaggaagaggcaggaagatagaaattcaaggtcatcctctgccaTACAGTGAGTTCTAATGAACCTGGACTATTTTTTTGGAAAAGGCCCTATCAAAGGTCAAGAGCCAATCAAGAGGCCATATGCACATCTGACCAATGCAGACCTGCAGACCCTTGAGTGGCCTCTTGGCAGCCCAGGCTGGAAAGCAACTGAGATGGGTTCCAGATGGGTCTAGAATTGACATTGGAAATTTGGATCTTCTTGGGTAAATAAGAAGGAACCCATTAGCAAGGGGCCAACTGAGCACCACCGGAAGGTAGTGAAGGTAGGAAATCACAAAGATTAAAGAGGAATAGTTAAGGACCCCGTTGGAGGGGGACcatggaaagagggagaggatgggagagagaaaaggaaagattgGGTAGGAACAAGGCTGCATGAGCACTGCTTacctgaggaggaggaagaagaggatgggggaggagacAGGGGTTCGAAGGCTAGTAGCTGACAGGGCTACTGCCCTGTGTATCatcagaaggaaggacagaagaggcaCATTTGGTAAGGGTTTGCCTGTGCTGGACCAGCTGAGGTAGGCCAGCTCCACATTGGTGCAGCCGTCCTGGGCAGGCTGGGTGAGGGCTCCAGATTGGTGTGTCTACCTACTGACCTGCAAGCTAAGGGGCAGAGAGTGTGGCAAGATCTCTGGGCATGAAAACAGTGAGCCAGTAGCAGCGACTGATCTCAAGGAATGTGTGATACAAAAATACAGGCTGAAGTctagcatggtggtgcacacctttaatcccagcagaggctggtgggtttctgagttcaaggctagcctggtctacagagttcgaagacagctagggctatagagaaaccctgtctcaaataataataaaataataataataataataataataataataataataatagaaaagtgTAAGCTGAGTGTAGAATCAGCCCTTGGCCCACATTGAGAGGACCCAACACGGATGCTAAGCTGAGGTTTAGAGACCAAGGGCCACGGAGACAGTGTGCTCTGCACACCCAGAGGGGGCTGTCTGAAAGAAGGGCAGAAGAGCAGAATTGGTCCCCAGAAAGGAGACACGGGCTAGTACAGGGTGACCCTAGGAGTGGTCGTGGACACCTGGGGTGTGTGGGCTGTGAGGAGCCTGTGAAGCAAAGACAGAAGGCCCAGTGTGTAGACTGTATTCAGGCTAGATTGGGTTTGGGGCCTGGACTGTTCTTTCAGTGGTAGCAGAGGCTCTTCTGCAAGAACCATGTGGATCCTTGCCCCCCACTCCCTATCTGCTACACTGAAGGGCCCCCAAAGGCCCTTTCTACTGGTCCTGTCTGGCTGTGGCAATCTGTTCCATGAGCCCCTCGGGGATTGACCTGGACCCCATGTCTTAGTCCAGCACAGGGGACGATGTTTTGTGGATGAGGGAGGAGACCCTGTGAGGGGCACCCAGGACACAGACTCACCTTCCTGCCATGGGCATCCGAGATGCTGTGCCGAGATACATCCACCAGCTCCCCCTCTAGCAAGACGCCATTTCCCCTggtgggtgggaaggaaggaaggtaggttcTGTCAGTCCTCTGGAAAGTCACACCAGGGTTTAGTGGCCTGGGTGAGAATCTGCTCTGAGACAGAAACAAGTCTCACCTCAGACTCTATTCACCCGTCTCTGAGGGGGCCTGGTGTGAAGCCGCCACTGTCTGCGTCCCTTATCTGAGCCTCCATCCCTGCAAAGAACCTTCTCAGGCTGTGCTGAGGTCAAAAGATGCTCCTTcctccccagacacacacacacacacacacacacacacacacacacacactaattgtgACCAGACCCTCAAGATTCTTATCCACCAATGAGGAGATAGCAGCTGC from Arvicola amphibius chromosome 12, mArvAmp1.2, whole genome shotgun sequence encodes the following:
- the Arpin gene encoding arpin, which codes for MSRIYHDSVLRNKAVQSVRLPGSWDPAAHQGGNGVLLEGELVDVSRHSISDAHGRKERYYVLYIRPSCIHRRKFDSKGNEIEPNFSATRKVNTGFLMSSYKTEAKGDTDRLTLEVLKGLVNKPDLLELTEGLTPDQTVAFWMPESEMEVMELELGTGVRLKTRGDGPFIDSLAKLELGTVTKCNFAGDGKTGASWTDNIMAQKSSQRDTVEIREQGDGAEDEEWDD